Proteins co-encoded in one Armatimonadota bacterium genomic window:
- a CDS encoding amidase, producing the protein METHQVSPVELVRACLDRIERVDPRIRAFSTVDADAALDAARAAEAEISRGRYRGPLHGIPVALKDNYDTRALPTTNGSQVFADRRPDRDAAVWDRLRSAGAVLLGKLSMHEIAWGVDVPPTRNPWDLRRTPGLSSAGAGAAVAAGLCFAALGTDTGGSIRIPAACCGVVGLKPTYGRVSRFGILPHSWSLDHAGPLTRRAEDAAIVLSLIAGRDARDPSTADVDVPDYSARLRGGIEGLRLGVPTTHFFERIEPGVEATVRTAMRELERLGAHLQSVSIPHIRYGLAAILTIELASATAWHDRYLRDPILRTRFTPEVRLLLDAGKFVFASDFVKAQQLRGMLLQELRAAFQEVDALVTPTMPLVAWPVDRNTVRLGDQEEHVLHACWRYTYVFNLTGLPAVTVPCGFVDGMPVGLQLVGRPFDEQTILRIAHAYEEATPWHRSAPSLT; encoded by the coding sequence GTGGAGACCCACCAGGTCTCGCCGGTTGAGCTGGTCCGGGCGTGTCTGGATCGCATTGAGCGCGTGGATCCTCGGATCAGGGCGTTCAGCACGGTGGATGCGGACGCTGCCCTGGATGCTGCGCGGGCGGCGGAGGCCGAGATCTCGCGCGGTCGGTACCGCGGCCCATTGCACGGCATTCCGGTCGCCCTGAAAGACAACTATGACACACGGGCCCTGCCGACGACCAATGGGTCGCAGGTATTCGCCGATAGACGTCCAGATCGGGATGCGGCAGTGTGGGACCGTCTCCGGAGCGCCGGCGCGGTACTCCTCGGGAAGCTCAGCATGCACGAGATCGCGTGGGGCGTCGACGTGCCTCCCACGCGGAACCCATGGGACCTGCGTCGCACCCCAGGTCTGTCGAGCGCTGGTGCCGGCGCGGCGGTCGCGGCCGGCCTGTGCTTCGCGGCTCTTGGCACCGATACCGGCGGTTCGATTCGGATTCCCGCGGCGTGTTGCGGCGTCGTCGGTCTCAAACCCACCTATGGACGGGTGAGCCGGTTCGGCATTCTGCCGCACTCCTGGTCCCTTGACCACGCGGGTCCCCTGACGCGTCGTGCCGAGGACGCCGCCATCGTGCTGAGCCTCATCGCAGGGAGAGATGCCAGGGACCCGAGCACGGCCGACGTCGACGTCCCAGACTACTCCGCCAGGCTTCGCGGGGGCATCGAGGGGCTTCGGCTTGGCGTCCCGACCACCCATTTCTTCGAGCGAATCGAGCCCGGTGTCGAGGCCACTGTCCGAACCGCCATGCGAGAGCTCGAGCGCTTGGGTGCGCACCTGCAGTCAGTCTCCATTCCCCATATCCGGTACGGTCTCGCCGCCATCCTGACCATCGAACTGGCGTCCGCGACGGCGTGGCACGACCGGTACCTGCGTGACCCCATCTTGCGCACGCGGTTTACACCGGAGGTCCGACTCCTCTTGGATGCCGGCAAGTTCGTCTTCGCCAGCGACTTCGTGAAGGCTCAGCAGCTTCGGGGCATGCTGCTGCAAGAGCTGCGCGCCGCGTTTCAGGAGGTCGACGCGCTGGTGACGCCGACGATGCCCCTGGTCGCGTGGCCCGTCGATCGGAACACTGTACGGCTAGGCGACCAGGAGGAGCACGTGTTGCACGCGTGCTGGCGGTACACGTACGTCTTCAACCTGACCGGGCTGCCGGCGGTCACCGTCCCGTGCGGCTTCGTAGACGGGATGCCCGTCGGCCTCCAGCTTGTGGGCCGCCCCTTCGACGAGCAAACGATCCTGCGCATTGCCCACGCATACGAGGAGGCCACGCCATGGCACCGTTCAGCGCCATCTCTGACGTAG
- a CDS encoding LysR family transcriptional regulator, which translates to MEISQVEAFLAVATFGSFRRAAESLNLSQPAVSARIKALERSLGTHLFERDRREGVTLTEAGRQFRPHAEHLLHTAALARLAARVRCSSSGSASLHVAAVFAACTYLLPQALWRFRGQHPETAVSVRPGSTKFVAETLLAGDVEIGIARSLHHPDLETISLADDPLVLVGRPGAPITPRRPVRWAEIADRPFIFVDRGSDEWTLTQRLFRRAGVVPNIALEVETTELAIRITEYGMGLAVLPYLSIAEELRRRKLVAITVEDVVLPGGSLDVVHRRHQPLTSVALAFLNSVRETYTIMKFQHSREAHRRAKLRRTQSSRSLRVPVASS; encoded by the coding sequence GTGGAGATTTCTCAGGTAGAGGCCTTTCTAGCGGTCGCCACGTTCGGAAGCTTTCGACGAGCGGCGGAGTCTCTTAACCTCTCGCAGCCTGCGGTAAGTGCCAGGATCAAGGCGCTTGAGCGCTCTCTGGGGACGCATCTTTTTGAGCGCGATCGGCGCGAGGGCGTGACCCTCACCGAGGCCGGAAGACAGTTCCGGCCCCATGCCGAACACCTGCTCCACACGGCAGCCCTGGCGCGCTTGGCGGCTCGGGTCAGGTGCTCCAGTAGTGGCAGCGCCTCGCTTCATGTCGCGGCTGTGTTCGCCGCGTGCACCTATCTATTACCTCAGGCGCTCTGGCGATTCCGTGGCCAGCATCCCGAGACGGCTGTAAGCGTTCGTCCCGGTTCCACCAAGTTCGTCGCGGAGACGTTGCTGGCTGGCGACGTGGAGATCGGGATCGCTCGATCGCTCCACCATCCGGACCTGGAAACCATTAGCCTTGCCGATGACCCGCTCGTGCTCGTGGGGCGTCCCGGGGCGCCCATTACGCCCAGGCGACCGGTGCGTTGGGCGGAGATCGCCGATCGCCCATTCATTTTCGTCGACCGCGGATCCGATGAGTGGACGCTTACGCAACGCCTGTTTCGCCGAGCAGGCGTTGTGCCCAACATCGCGTTGGAGGTAGAAACGACGGAACTGGCTATACGCATCACCGAGTATGGAATGGGACTGGCTGTTCTGCCCTATCTTTCCATAGCCGAGGAACTGCGACGGCGGAAGTTGGTGGCCATCACGGTGGAGGATGTCGTCCTGCCCGGCGGCAGCCTCGACGTCGTACACCGGCGCCACCAGCCGTTGACCTCCGTCGCCTTGGCGTTTCTCAACAGCGTTCGCGAGACCTACACGATAATGAAGTTCCAGCACTCG
- a CDS encoding branched-chain amino acid ABC transporter permease: MVLTQLLDVLSTAGILYVVALGLLLVFGVLKIINLAHGAFLATGAYTAVVVTRLGWNPWTVVLLAPAVGVILAALIEWRVLRPIYERPLDTILATWGLNLIVTQAITLYFGREIQFAKSAIEQAVTVGGTTYSQYRLVLLGISVIIGGLVWALFHRTNVGLVARAVVMNEELAQGLGIDTRRTRFATFCVGAALASLAGALITPLISVHPYLGLPWLVNSFMLVLVAGVSLGNLALAALTLGGAQVLVSSYGNPVLGSLTIVILAVIILRLRNVTL, translated from the coding sequence GTGGTTCTGACGCAGTTGCTGGACGTACTGAGTACCGCAGGGATTCTGTACGTTGTGGCGCTCGGCCTCCTGCTGGTCTTTGGCGTGCTCAAGATCATCAACCTCGCCCACGGGGCGTTCCTGGCAACTGGCGCGTACACTGCTGTGGTCGTCACGCGCCTGGGATGGAATCCGTGGACTGTTGTGCTCCTGGCACCAGCGGTCGGCGTGATTCTGGCCGCGTTGATCGAGTGGCGTGTACTCCGGCCAATCTACGAGCGACCGTTGGACACCATCTTGGCCACGTGGGGGCTGAATCTCATCGTCACCCAGGCGATCACCCTGTACTTCGGGCGCGAGATCCAGTTCGCCAAGAGCGCCATCGAGCAGGCGGTCACCGTGGGCGGCACGACCTATTCTCAGTACCGGCTCGTACTGCTGGGGATCTCGGTCATCATCGGTGGGCTCGTGTGGGCCTTGTTCCATCGAACCAACGTCGGCTTGGTGGCACGCGCGGTTGTCATGAACGAGGAACTGGCGCAGGGTCTGGGCATCGATACTCGTCGGACGCGATTTGCGACGTTCTGCGTTGGCGCTGCACTAGCGAGCCTTGCCGGAGCCCTCATCACCCCCTTGATCAGCGTGCACCCCTATCTCGGACTCCCCTGGCTGGTGAACTCGTTCATGTTGGTGCTCGTTGCTGGGGTCTCCCTCGGGAACTTGGCCCTGGCGGCGTTGACGCTGGGCGGTGCGCAGGTACTGGTCAGCTCGTACGGGAATCCCGTGCTCGGGAGCCTGACGATCGTTATCCTGGCCGTGATCATTCTTCGCCTGCGGAACGTCACGCTTTGA
- a CDS encoding substrate-binding protein: MASFLAAGVLALALPGRAQQKPILIGIPVGLSGVNSVVAPAVVQSAELAVDEINARGGVLGRRVELAVADDESGPAGAVKAFNSLIYQRKVDVIITMETSAARNAGYPIAERAKVPYIYTSFYEGRACGKYLFVNAWVPEQVVPPLIRFLTDEKKVKRWFAVGSDYAFGRGMIEAAKATIKQMGGTVLGEEYLPLQASDWTPIISKIRAANPDGIIYSTSGGGPNIDFMKQYKAAGLTMPVGSLSIDELTAQAGGGAAAGVYYTGDYFTGIDTPENKAFLAAMKKKFGASLKTPNSLSQQQYDGVHAYALAVQKAGSTNAEAVLKVLPTVVFKGPRGPIQMNRQHHAPLPIYLAQVQADGTTKVLKSFGLIDPGNQCPNLK, encoded by the coding sequence ATGGCCAGCTTTCTGGCGGCCGGGGTGCTTGCCCTCGCGCTGCCCGGTAGGGCGCAACAGAAGCCGATTCTTATCGGGATTCCCGTGGGATTGAGTGGTGTGAACAGTGTGGTGGCACCCGCGGTGGTACAGTCCGCGGAGTTGGCCGTTGACGAGATCAATGCCCGCGGAGGCGTCCTTGGGCGTAGGGTCGAGCTGGCCGTGGCCGACGACGAAAGCGGTCCGGCTGGGGCGGTCAAGGCGTTCAACAGCCTAATCTACCAGCGCAAGGTTGACGTCATCATCACCATGGAAACGAGCGCGGCCCGCAACGCGGGCTACCCGATCGCGGAGCGGGCAAAAGTGCCCTACATCTACACGTCGTTCTACGAGGGACGCGCTTGTGGCAAATACCTGTTTGTGAACGCCTGGGTACCCGAGCAGGTCGTGCCACCCCTGATTCGATTCCTGACCGACGAGAAAAAGGTGAAGCGATGGTTCGCCGTGGGAAGCGACTACGCCTTCGGGCGAGGCATGATCGAGGCGGCGAAGGCTACCATCAAGCAGATGGGAGGCACGGTCCTCGGGGAGGAGTACCTCCCGCTGCAGGCCTCTGACTGGACGCCGATCATTAGCAAGATCCGGGCGGCGAATCCCGACGGCATCATCTACTCCACGTCAGGCGGCGGTCCCAACATCGACTTCATGAAGCAGTACAAGGCCGCCGGCCTGACCATGCCAGTGGGCAGCCTGAGCATCGATGAGCTGACCGCGCAGGCAGGCGGCGGCGCGGCGGCGGGCGTCTACTACACCGGGGACTATTTCACCGGGATCGACACGCCGGAGAACAAAGCGTTTCTGGCGGCCATGAAGAAAAAGTTTGGAGCGAGCCTCAAGACGCCCAACTCCCTCTCCCAACAACAGTACGATGGCGTGCATGCGTACGCGCTGGCCGTCCAGAAGGCCGGTTCCACCAACGCCGAAGCCGTGCTGAAAGTACTTCCCACCGTGGTCTTCAAAGGCCCACGAGGTCCGATCCAGATGAACAGGCAGCACCACGCACCACTGCCGATCTATTTGGCGCAGGTGCAAGCCGATGGCACTACCAAGGTGCTCAAGAGCTTCGGGTTGATCGACCCTGGGAACCAGTGCCCGAACCTGAAGTAG
- a CDS encoding ATP-binding cassette domain-containing protein produces MWGLGPLVLGTFALRILSQAFLFAIAALTVDLLWGYTGVLTFGQSAFFGIGVYGLGLTLAYHASGLAGTVAAMLGAMAVAAAVGALIGWLAFWDGASPIYPGVVTLALPIVFTQIILSGGSYTGSSSGLPIPVPPLSFEQWYWLSGGTLLVVAIAAYRFVTSDAGRILVAIRENEERCRYLGLRPSRWKIGLMTACSALAALAGALYVLFASVAAPQYGDFLFGTELVVWTALGGRGSLVGPIFGTIGINYVSAVLGGNLPFVWLLAIGVVFVLVVVYLPHGIVPPLMRRLGTVGRGVEARVTRRTQRPAAEDSHGAGAIVASPARRGPGPDDNERRGDEPPALELRDVTKSYGSLPVLRGITLAVRKGEVVSIVGPNGAGKTTLLRCISDGRERSGGAIFINGRRTDGLPPQACVALGLGRKFQTPNVFEALSVLDCLRIARSYRVAPSFWRRAPTVELPPVALRVVEATGLLSVLDRAAGQLPHGMKQALELAMVLALEPNVLLLDEPTAGLTGGERAAIGSVLTELAHDHRLSVVLIEHDVDFVRTISTRLVVLHMGRIVLDGPPADVAESDVVREIYIGGGARR; encoded by the coding sequence GTGTGGGGACTAGGCCCCCTGGTACTGGGCACGTTTGCGCTCCGGATCCTCTCCCAGGCGTTTCTATTCGCGATAGCGGCACTGACGGTCGACCTGCTGTGGGGGTACACCGGCGTCCTGACGTTCGGCCAGTCGGCGTTCTTCGGGATCGGTGTGTACGGCCTCGGGCTGACGCTCGCCTACCACGCTAGCGGCCTTGCGGGCACTGTGGCAGCGATGCTTGGGGCGATGGCCGTTGCAGCGGCGGTCGGCGCGCTGATTGGGTGGCTGGCGTTCTGGGATGGGGCATCACCGATCTACCCGGGCGTGGTGACGCTGGCCCTGCCGATTGTCTTCACGCAGATCATCCTGAGCGGCGGCTCATACACCGGTTCCAGCAGCGGCCTGCCTATCCCTGTGCCTCCGCTCTCGTTCGAGCAGTGGTACTGGCTGTCCGGCGGGACCCTGCTTGTCGTAGCCATTGCCGCCTACCGGTTCGTGACAAGTGATGCGGGGCGTATCCTCGTTGCGATCAGAGAGAACGAGGAGCGGTGTCGATACCTGGGGCTGCGACCATCGCGCTGGAAGATCGGCCTCATGACCGCGTGCAGCGCCCTGGCTGCACTGGCCGGTGCTCTGTACGTGCTCTTCGCCAGCGTGGCGGCGCCCCAGTATGGTGACTTCCTGTTCGGGACAGAACTGGTGGTGTGGACGGCGCTTGGAGGACGGGGGAGCTTGGTCGGCCCGATCTTCGGTACCATCGGGATCAACTACGTGTCAGCCGTACTCGGTGGCAATTTGCCGTTCGTTTGGCTCCTCGCCATAGGCGTCGTCTTCGTGCTCGTGGTCGTCTACCTCCCGCACGGAATCGTCCCGCCCCTAATGAGAAGGCTCGGGACGGTCGGCCGCGGCGTCGAGGCACGGGTTACGCGACGTACGCAGCGCCCGGCAGCCGAGGACAGCCACGGCGCTGGCGCGATCGTCGCGTCGCCGGCACGGCGAGGTCCGGGCCCCGACGACAACGAACGGCGCGGGGACGAGCCACCTGCACTCGAGCTACGGGACGTGACAAAGTCATACGGTAGCCTTCCTGTGCTTCGCGGCATCACCCTCGCGGTGCGCAAAGGCGAAGTCGTGAGCATCGTTGGCCCCAACGGCGCCGGCAAGACTACGCTGCTACGCTGCATCAGCGACGGTCGCGAACGATCAGGAGGCGCCATCTTCATCAACGGACGGCGAACCGACGGGCTACCACCTCAAGCGTGTGTAGCGCTGGGATTGGGCCGCAAGTTCCAGACCCCCAATGTGTTCGAGGCACTCTCCGTCCTTGACTGCCTGCGCATCGCGCGGTCGTATCGGGTGGCTCCGTCGTTTTGGCGCCGCGCACCTACAGTGGAACTCCCACCGGTGGCGTTGCGCGTCGTGGAGGCCACAGGCCTGCTGTCCGTACTCGATCGGGCGGCCGGCCAGCTGCCCCACGGTATGAAACAGGCGCTAGAGCTCGCGATGGTGCTCGCACTGGAACCCAATGTGTTGCTGCTGGATGAACCCACGGCTGGGCTGACAGGGGGGGAACGCGCCGCGATCGGGTCCGTGCTCACCGAGCTGGCACACGACCACAGGCTCTCCGTGGTGTTGATCGAGCACGACGTCGACTTCGTCCGCACCATCAGCACCCGGTTAGTTGTTCTCCACATGGGCCGGATCGTGCTGGACGGTCCGCCGGCGGACGTCGCAGAGTCCGACGTTGTCCGCGAGATCTACATCGGCGGAGGTGCTCGCCGATGA
- a CDS encoding ABC transporter ATP-binding protein produces MTATGHERDAADRSAHTPAVRVESLCGGYGESNVIRDVTFQVHRGEIFAILGKNGMGKSTLLKAMMGFLPRRQGYVELLGTDVTRWPPYLIARHGVGYVPQEKAIFQDLSVEENLRLAAVGLRRVKERLDLVSHWFPAVALRRRQRAGTLSGGEQKMLLVARALLAEPRLLLVDEISEGLQPALIGRLQEVLAEERQRGRLTTILVEQNVRFALALADRYAVLKLGTIVDSGPATAEARARIEHHLAAF; encoded by the coding sequence ATGACGGCCACTGGCCACGAGCGCGACGCGGCAGACCGATCGGCGCACACACCCGCAGTTCGCGTCGAGTCGCTGTGTGGAGGCTACGGCGAGTCCAACGTGATCCGCGACGTGACATTCCAGGTTCACCGAGGCGAGATCTTCGCGATTCTCGGCAAGAACGGCATGGGGAAGTCCACGCTGCTGAAGGCGATGATGGGCTTCCTCCCGCGGCGGCAAGGCTATGTCGAGCTCCTGGGAACCGACGTCACGCGCTGGCCTCCCTACCTGATCGCGCGACACGGCGTGGGGTACGTGCCGCAGGAGAAAGCCATCTTCCAGGACCTGTCTGTGGAGGAGAACCTTCGACTGGCGGCGGTCGGTCTCCGTCGTGTCAAAGAGCGTCTCGACTTGGTGTCACACTGGTTTCCCGCGGTGGCTCTTCGCCGGCGGCAGCGGGCTGGTACGCTGTCTGGCGGCGAGCAGAAGATGCTGCTGGTCGCGCGTGCGCTCCTGGCGGAGCCTCGGCTGCTCCTTGTTGACGAGATCAGCGAGGGATTGCAGCCCGCACTGATCGGTCGTCTCCAGGAGGTTCTTGCGGAGGAGCGGCAACGCGGCCGCCTGACGACCATCCTGGTGGAACAGAACGTACGTTTCGCACTGGCGCTGGCCGACAGATACGCGGTCCTCAAGCTGGGAACGATTGTCGACAGCGGGCCCGCCACGGCCGAGGCGCGTGCCCGCATCGAGCACCACTTGGCGGCCTTCTGA
- a CDS encoding nitrilase family protein, whose protein sequence is MGADEDRTRGAESLVAVACVQFEPQVGYKGENVARSVALLHQAADRGARFCVLPELCNSGYVFNTRAEAYAAAEEVPGGPTVRAWAEVARARDLFVAAGIAERAGDNLYNTAVLVGPEGYIGKYRKMHLWYEEKLFFEPGDMGFPVYRTPVGIVGMAICYDIWFPETMRLLAVQGADLVCVPTNWVPIPGQADSEWPMAVYLCMTGAHCNGIFVAAADRVGVERGQPFLGRSILVSPSGWPIAGPASAEREEILIGSCNLVEARRMKTWSDLNVILRDRRTDYYDVTLGADARPHPF, encoded by the coding sequence ATGGGAGCCGATGAAGATCGAACGCGGGGGGCGGAAAGCCTCGTTGCCGTGGCATGCGTCCAATTCGAGCCGCAGGTAGGGTACAAGGGAGAAAATGTGGCTCGAAGCGTCGCGTTGCTGCACCAGGCGGCTGATCGCGGGGCTCGGTTCTGCGTCCTCCCGGAACTGTGCAATTCCGGCTACGTGTTCAACACGCGCGCGGAAGCCTATGCGGCCGCAGAGGAGGTACCCGGAGGCCCCACGGTGCGCGCCTGGGCCGAGGTGGCGCGTGCGCGCGATCTGTTCGTGGCGGCAGGCATCGCCGAGCGGGCGGGCGACAACCTCTACAACACCGCGGTGCTGGTGGGGCCGGAAGGCTACATCGGAAAGTACCGCAAGATGCACCTGTGGTACGAAGAGAAACTCTTTTTCGAGCCCGGAGACATGGGGTTTCCCGTATACCGGACCCCGGTCGGCATCGTCGGCATGGCCATCTGCTATGACATCTGGTTTCCCGAGACGATGAGGTTGCTGGCCGTCCAAGGGGCAGACCTCGTCTGCGTACCGACCAACTGGGTACCGATTCCCGGCCAGGCGGACAGTGAGTGGCCCATGGCGGTCTATCTCTGCATGACCGGGGCGCACTGCAACGGCATCTTTGTCGCAGCGGCTGACCGCGTGGGCGTGGAACGTGGGCAGCCGTTCCTGGGGCGCAGCATCCTCGTCAGCCCCTCGGGCTGGCCCATTGCAGGTCCCGCCAGCGCAGAGCGAGAGGAAATTCTCATCGGAAGCTGCAATCTCGTAGAAGCGCGACGGATGAAGACGTGGAGCGACCTCAACGTCATCCTCCGCGACCGTCGTACGGACTACTACGACGTGACGCTGGGCGCCGACGCACGCCCGCACCCGTTCTGA
- a CDS encoding substrate-binding protein: MGRRCRQHASARDREGSRREEPPIRIGVISPLTGAWTAYGRAHFSGFELAVDEINRAGGVLGRRLQIVVADSQTNPRVAAEEAHRLIRHEQVSLLAGTFSSAERNAVGPVVAAANCLLLYPTFYEGQDPADYPGVCNQNIFMFGLEPTQQVWPHVEYMLRTHGRRFFLIGSDYVWPRGANRLAKQRIREAGGEIVGETYLALGTRRYEDALEQIRAARPDVIFSSVAAYDSVEFRRQLHAAGMRRDMVLWSVDDEEIVTTRVGAEASAGDYASFDYFMALHHPNNHGFLARLRRKFGRDAMTNTVGVAMYNAAHMVVQAIAHAGTLETGAVREALSHLRFDGAPQGTVRMRPTDHQAILPSHLLRVRAGWTGGHDMFEPVQSFESVEPSPALSGVATRV, translated from the coding sequence ATGGGGCGGCGATGTCGCCAGCACGCGAGCGCGAGAGACCGGGAGGGGAGTCGGCGCGAGGAGCCACCGATCCGCATAGGGGTCATCTCGCCCCTTACCGGGGCCTGGACAGCATATGGGCGCGCCCACTTCTCAGGTTTCGAACTCGCAGTCGACGAAATCAACAGGGCGGGCGGAGTCTTGGGGCGCCGCTTGCAGATCGTTGTTGCAGATTCCCAGACCAATCCCCGTGTCGCGGCCGAGGAGGCCCATCGCCTCATCCGCCACGAGCAGGTCAGCCTGCTGGCCGGGACGTTCAGCAGCGCTGAACGTAATGCCGTAGGCCCGGTCGTGGCTGCCGCGAACTGTCTGCTCCTCTATCCGACGTTCTACGAAGGCCAGGATCCTGCGGATTACCCAGGGGTGTGCAACCAGAACATCTTCATGTTCGGCTTGGAACCAACCCAGCAAGTATGGCCTCACGTGGAGTACATGCTCCGCACACACGGGCGCCGCTTCTTCCTGATCGGTTCGGACTACGTCTGGCCCCGGGGCGCCAACCGCTTGGCCAAGCAACGGATCCGAGAAGCAGGCGGCGAGATCGTGGGCGAGACTTACCTGGCGTTGGGCACCCGTCGGTACGAGGATGCGCTGGAGCAGATTCGCGCTGCCAGGCCAGACGTCATCTTCAGCAGCGTAGCTGCTTACGATAGCGTGGAGTTTCGTCGGCAACTGCACGCAGCGGGTATGCGGCGTGATATGGTGCTCTGGAGCGTTGACGACGAGGAGATCGTCACCACCCGTGTCGGTGCCGAAGCGTCGGCAGGAGACTACGCGAGCTTCGACTACTTCATGGCATTGCACCATCCGAACAACCATGGGTTCCTCGCGAGGTTGCGGAGGAAGTTCGGTCGCGATGCAATGACGAACACGGTCGGGGTCGCCATGTACAATGCCGCGCACATGGTCGTGCAGGCGATCGCCCACGCGGGCACCCTGGAGACTGGGGCGGTGAGGGAGGCGCTCTCCCATCTGCGCTTCGACGGTGCTCCACAGGGAACGGTACGCATGCGCCCGACCGACCACCAGGCAATCCTCCCTTCTCACCTGCTGCGCGTCCGCGCGGGCTGGACCGGCGGACATGACATGTTTGAACCCGTGCAGTCGTTCGAGAGCGTTGAGCCGTCGCCAGCCCTTTCAGGAGTGGCCACGCGAGTGTAG
- a CDS encoding Zn-dependent hydrolase yields the protein MAHVLGDRLRDTIDRWATIGGTERGGVTRLALTDEDKAARDLLAMWMHDLGLRVAVDDVGNMYGWRTGEDGAAPPVAFGSHLDTVIRGGRFDGTLGVAAALEVMRALADAGQRTRRPLVLVNWTNEEGVRFSPAMLGSGVVAGRFPRAYADARLAPDGRTFGAELERIGYRGDEAARLRQIAAYVELHIEQGPVLEELGADIGVVEGIQGISWSTCRITGQAGHAGTTPMARRRDALVAAAEAVLAANQLPVQIRNDLVATVGSLRVSPNAINVIPESVEFTLDLRAPREQTLTDAKARFAQHLADLRSRGYHPVWEEFWASEPTAFAPTIISVIEGTARARGLRTHRMLSGAGHDAKYAATLGPTGMIFVPCRDGRSHAEDEDVPWESAVAGAQVLLDVVVALAAQ from the coding sequence ATGGCCCACGTGCTGGGCGACCGGCTGCGTGACACCATCGATCGCTGGGCCACGATCGGAGGCACCGAACGTGGTGGGGTGACCCGGCTGGCACTTACCGATGAAGATAAGGCGGCCAGAGATCTACTGGCCATGTGGATGCACGACCTCGGGTTGCGGGTTGCTGTAGACGACGTCGGCAACATGTACGGCTGGCGCACGGGAGAAGATGGCGCGGCACCACCTGTGGCTTTTGGCTCTCACCTTGACACAGTCATTCGGGGCGGGCGCTTCGACGGCACCCTGGGCGTTGCGGCGGCGTTAGAGGTAATGCGCGCCCTCGCCGACGCTGGGCAGCGCACTCGACGGCCGCTGGTATTGGTGAACTGGACAAACGAAGAAGGAGTCCGATTCTCTCCAGCGATGCTCGGAAGTGGGGTCGTAGCGGGCAGATTCCCTCGCGCCTACGCGGATGCGCGCCTGGCGCCAGATGGCCGAACCTTTGGCGCGGAGCTTGAGCGTATCGGGTATCGGGGGGACGAGGCCGCGCGGTTACGTCAGATAGCGGCGTACGTGGAACTACACATCGAGCAAGGGCCGGTATTGGAGGAGCTCGGGGCTGACATCGGCGTGGTCGAAGGCATCCAGGGGATCTCCTGGTCTACCTGTCGGATCACCGGACAGGCGGGCCATGCGGGGACAACGCCCATGGCCCGGCGGCGAGACGCGCTCGTCGCCGCGGCCGAGGCGGTGCTGGCAGCGAACCAGCTCCCCGTTCAGATCAGGAACGACCTGGTCGCCACGGTCGGCAGCCTGCGTGTATCGCCCAACGCGATCAACGTCATCCCGGAAAGCGTGGAATTTACCCTGGACCTCCGGGCGCCACGGGAGCAGACGCTGACAGACGCCAAAGCCCGTTTTGCACAGCACCTGGCGGACCTGCGGTCGCGAGGCTATCACCCAGTATGGGAGGAGTTTTGGGCCAGCGAGCCAACCGCGTTCGCTCCTACGATCATATCGGTGATCGAGGGGACGGCCCGAGCGCGAGGCTTGCGCACGCACCGGATGCTGTCCGGCGCCGGACACGACGCCAAGTACGCGGCCACCCTGGGGCCGACTGGTATGATCTTTGTTCCCTGTCGGGACGGTCGTAGTCACGCCGAGGACGAGGACGTTCCATGGGAGTCTGCTGTCGCCGGGGCCCAGGTACTGTTGGACGTTGTGGTCGCGCTGGCGGCGCAGTGA